AGGAAGAATCCTAAGGGGTCGTGTCGCCATGCTGCGTTTGACGCCTATGGTTCGGAATCAACGGGGGGCGACCATGATCATGGTCGCCGTCTCCATGGTGGCCCTCTTTGCCTTCGCGGTGCTTGCTATTGATATGTCGCTGATTCAGCTCGCCAAGAACCAGTTACAGAACGCCGCCGACGCCGCCGCGCTGGCCGCCGCGATTGAGTATG
This window of the Candidatus Zixiibacteriota bacterium genome carries:
- a CDS encoding pilus assembly protein TadG-related protein; translated protein: MIMVAVSMVALFAFAVLAIDMSLIQLAKNQLQNAADAAALAAAIEY